A genome region from Anastrepha obliqua isolate idAnaObli1 chromosome 4, idAnaObli1_1.0, whole genome shotgun sequence includes the following:
- the LOC129244177 gene encoding uncharacterized protein LOC129244177, giving the protein MSNSTKTRDSALNAIKRYMAKSIDEAFTMDAENIASYLQLLSEQWVRFNVAQDAVEITCGADVIEIEENVRIQAETWYSTASANFSRVKNCRTNSQDSSTKASVSTVIRLPKMELPTFSGDSTEWIGFFDAFSSLVDNNSALTDGQKLHYLRSCLKGDALKIISGFKICDANYVEAWGLLTSRYKVIRVIVESHLRALAEIKRASHDNADAIKGVIDAFQQHIRELKALGRPIEFWDDWLVHEVVSKLAFETRKQWELSLVSDDPPSFEQLITFLEIRCRSLSMFSSSTTSVPIKVKTASSSKSTNVFHTVSKQSNVCAYCSGPHKIYSCEKFRELDLSTKSQFVKQGHICFNCLSSGHYKDRCNSASTCRMCKQRHHTLLHGALQSTTVTAVNNYATHSLCAADATSKVSAKTCEFPASVDVPRVSSCLNSSSNPPIAVERVVLLSTALVKVRDCSGNWQPARALFDSGSHASFVTEACVQRLGLPRSTSEVNITGIGSAQGGRARGEVSLSLSSFSTNQCFTVKTLILSKITSDLPTQTIATSSWPHIRGLFLADPHFMKPGRVDILIGMDVMDQLICTELRKGPSGAPMAQLTVFGWTLFGSVNGSEPDMPRLQSLHCDVHLDRALNKLWELEEGTQKTFLTHEERYCEDHFETTHRREPNGRFVVELPLKPDVALGESRNFAIRNLLRLERRLACDSDLRLRYNEFMNELIDMKHMQVASETMNPTYYMPHHPVLKESSTTTKLRVVFNASAKSTSGNSLNDALFIGPQLQEDLYSILLRFRTHRYAVTADVAKMYRQICVSLKHADLQRIVWRSHPSLPIQDFRMVRVTYGVAAASHLAVRSLQQTARDSSNGCARAVSVILKDFYMDDLLTGASSKEELRLLQQNISEILREGGFELRKWASNCAELIASISNASTNISHYIVDDKDVHALGLIWNTEGDYLTFAINLREPPVKLTKRMFLSDASTLFDPLGLLAPATINSKIWFQDIWRTKVGWDDIIPESIATKWLEHRIELKKLAHLKVKRWFGTEVAGSFTQLHVFADASERAYAAVLYARTTQSDGSIIVSLISSKTKVAPLKPTTLPRLELCAAHLAAKLVRSVLHCWSDLRYPLFAWTDSTITLAWLQAHPSRWVTFIANRVADIQEVLPPECWNHVRSEQNPADCASRGITPSELLRHQLWWAGPIFLKSTEQLWKQKKSKEHTTELGIRKSIRAHVINSTDHCAKRPIPLRSSLLRLQPFLDGTCVLRVGGRIKNDEIAPDVRHPIILPKNCPLAKLIICEIHKVTLHAGPRIMQTVLQRRYWVIGARSLIRNIYHKCVKCTYLNRNLTTQVMGDLPVIRTTYARCFTHTAVDFAGPYLYKFTQGRGAKATKGYICSFICMCTGAMHLEFVGDLSTPAFLNAFKRFTNRRGFCKVMASDNGTNFVGAEKELRIAFQQCMADIKLRSFFADSNIEWRFNPPAAPHMGGYWETGVKRVKYHLKRVLGEVPLSYEEFNTLLTEIEACVNSRPLCDNSEAAGDLEVLTPGHFIVGEPLKSIPEPEGQGFRGNLRQRWQAISAMRQHFWRRWRDEYLVSLQRRTKWFRSSRNIEEGDVVAVFNEPNPPTKWTIARVIKCHHGTDGRVRVVTLKTPHGELVRPIVKLCLLPTRGDLFHEETNNLS; this is encoded by the exons atgtcgaattccaCTAAAACGCGCGATTCCGCTCTCAATGCCATTAAACGGTATATGGCAAAAAGTATTGACGAGGCATTCACTATggatgcagaaaatattgcaagctACCTTCAGTTATTGAGTGAACAGTGGGTTCGTTTTAACGTTGCTCAAGACGCTGTAGAAATTACGTGTGGTGCCgatgttattgaaattgaagaaaatgtgcGTATCCAAGCCGAAACTTGGTACTCTACAGCTTCAGCTAACTTTAGCCGCGTGAAAAATTGTCGTACTAATTCGCAAGATAGCTCCACAAAGGCATCTGTGTCCACGGTTATACGTTTACCGAAAATGGAGTTGCCCACATTCTCCGGTGACTCTACAGAATGGATTGGTTTTTTCGACGCGTTTTCTTCGTTAGTTGATAATAACTCTGCTTTAACAGATGGACAAAAGTTGCACTATCTCCGAAGCTGCTTGAAAGGTGACGCGTTGAAAATTATCagtggttttaaaatatgtgACGCAAATTACGTTGAAGCTTGGGGTCTATTAACATCGCGGTATAAGGTTATTCGTGTAATTGTGGAATCTCATCTTCGCGCGTTGGCTGAAATTAAAAGAGCTTCGCATGACAATGCTGACGCAATCAAAGGTGTAATTGATGCGTTCCAACAGCATATTCGCGAGCTTAAAGCGTTGGGTCGTCCGATTGAGTTTTGGGATGATTGGTTGGTACATGAGGTCGTCAGTAAGTTGGCATTCGAAACGCGTAAGCAGTGGGAGTTATCGCTCGTTAGTGATGATCCTCCATCTTTTGAGcaactaataacatttttagagaTAAGATGCCGATCGTtatcgatgttttcgtcgtcaaCAACATCAGTACCAATTAAGGTTAAAACTGCATCATCAAGCAAGTCGACAAATGTGTTCCACACGGTATCAAAACAAAGTAACGTGTGTGCATATTGTAGTGGACCTCATAAAATTTACagttgtgaaaaatttcgtgaattgGACTTGTCTACAAAATCACAGTTCGTGAAGCAAGGACACATATGCTTCAACTGCTTAAGTTCAGGTCACTATAAAGACCGTTGTAACAGTGCTTCCACTTGCCGCATGTGTAAACAACGTCATCACACTCTGTTGCACGGTGCTTTGCAGTCAACGACCGTTACCGCAGTGAACAATTACGCGACGCATTCGTTATGTGCTGCTGACGCCACATCAAAGGTAAGCGCAAAAACTTGTGAATTTCCAGCAAGCGTCGACGTTCCACGCGTTTCTTCATGCTTGAACTCGAGCTCCAATCCACCCATAGCTGTAGAAAGAGTTGTGCTGTTATCCACCGCATTAGTGAAGGTACGCGACTGTTCTGGTAATTGGCAGCCCGCACGTGCACTTTTCGATTCTGGATCACATGCTTCCTTTGTAACCGAAGCGTGTGTGCAACGCTTAGGCCTGCCGCGATCAACATCTGAAGTAAACATTACTGGAATTGGGTCAGCGCAAGGAGGACGAGCTAGAGGTGAAGTATCACtttctctttcttctttctctACAAATCAATGCTTTACTGTCAAAACGTTAATTCTGTCTAAAATTACAAGCGACTTGCCAACACAGACTATAGCTACTTCATCGTGGCCACATATCCGAGGTTTGTTTTTAGCCGATCCCCATTTTATGAAGCCTGGACGGGTCGATATATTGATTGGAATGGACGTTATGGATCAACTGATCTGTACAGAACTTCGTAAGGGTCCATCTGGAGCTCCTATGGCTCAACTGACGGTCTTTGGGTGGACTCTGTTTGGAAGCGTGAATGGATCTGAGCCTGATATGCCACGCTTACAGTCGTTACATTGCGATGTTCATTTGGATCGAGCATTGAACAAGTTATGGGAGTTAGAGGAAGGTACGCAAAAAACGTTTCTTACGCATGAGGAGCGTTACTGTGAAGACCATTTTGAAACAACGCATCGAAGGGAACCTAACGGACGGTTTGTCGTCGAATTGCCGCTGAAGCCCGATGTAGCTCTGGGAGAGTCGCGAAACTTTGCTATCCGGAATTTGTTACGACTTGAAAGAAGACTCGCTTGTGACTCCGATCTTCGTTTACGCTACAATGAGTTCATGAATGAACTCATTGACATGAAACATATGCAGGTCGCGTCAGAGACTATGAATCCAACGTATTATATGCCTCATCATCCTGTTTTAAAGGAAAGTAGTACCACGACCAAATTGAGGGTTGTATTTAACGCGTCCGCAAAATCAACTTCCGGAAATTCGCTGAATGACGCATTATTTATAGGACCTCAATTGCAGGAAGATTTATACTCCATCTTACTTCGCTTTAGAACACACCGCTATGCTGTAACAGCAGATGTCGCCAAAATGTATCGTCAAATCTGCGTATCCTTAAAACACGCCGATTTGCAACGCATCGTATGGCGTAGCCACCCATCCCTGCCTATCCAAGATTTTCGCATGGTTCGCGTAACGTACGGAGTGGCTGCTGCATCTCATCTAGCTGTCCGATCACTTCAACAGACGGCAAGAGATTCGTCGaatggttgtgctagggctgttAGTGTTATTCTCAAGGATTTTTACATGGATGATCTACTTACTGGTGCATCTAGTAAAGAAGAACTTCGAttgttgcagcaaaatatttccgaaatatTGAGGGAAGGGGGGTTTGAACTTCGTAAGTGGGCATCGAACTGCGCTGAGCTAATCGCAAGCATTTCTAATGCATCTACGAACATATCACATTATATTGTCGACGATAAGGATGTTCACGCTTTAGGTCTTATCTGGAACACAGAAGGAGACTATCTCACGTTTGCTATTAACTTGAGGGAACCGCCAGTTAAGTTGACCAAGCGCATGTTTCTATCAGATGCAAGTACGCTCTTCGATCCTCTGGGCCTGCTTGCTCCCGCtactataaattcaaaaatttggtttcaagaCATATGGCGCACTAAGGTAGGTTGGGATGATATCATTCCTGAGTCTATCGCAACGAAGTGGTTGGAGCATCGCATAGAACTCAAGAAACTGGCACATTTGAAGGTGAAACGTTGGTTTGGTACTGAAGTAGCTGGGTCATTTACGCAATTGCACGTATTCGCAGACGCGTCCGAGCGGGCTTACGCCGCCGTTTTGTATGCACGAACAACACAAAGCGACGGTAGCATTATTGTGTCATTAATTTCGTCGAAAACCAAGGTAGCTCCGCTTAAGCCGACAACGTTGCCACGTCTTGAATTATGCGCCGCTCATCTTGCTGCTAAACTAGTGCGAAGCGTGCTGCACTGCTGGTCTGATCTCCGTTATCCGCTTTTCGCTTGGACTGACTCTACTATAACATTGGCATGGTTACAAGCTCACCCCAGCAGATGGGTGACATTTATAGCCAACCGCGTCGCTGATATTCAAGAAGTTTTGCCTCCCGAATGTTGGAACCACGTTCGTTCTGAACAGAATCCTGCAGATTGTGCTTCAAGAGGTATAACTCCCTCCGAATTATTACGTCATCAATTGTGGTGGGCTGGTCCTATTTTCCTGAAAAGCACTGAACAATTGTGGAAGCAGAAAAAATCTAAAGAGCACACTACAGAGCTGGGCATACGAAAGAGTATTCGTGCCCATGTGATTAATTCTACAGATCATTG CGCTAAAAGACCAATCCCACTTCGCAGTAGTCTTTTGCGTCTGCAGCCCTTTCTGGATGGGACTTGTGTTCTACGTGTTGGAGGAAGAATAAAAAACGATGAAATTGCTCCAGATGTTAGGCATCCCATTATCTTGCCTAAGAATTGTCCGCTTGCTAAGTTAATAATCTGCGAAATACACAAGGTCACTTTGCACGCTGGGCCCCGCATTATGCAAACTGTCTTACAACGTCGTTATTGGGTTATCGGCGCTCGTAGCTTGATCCGTAATATATACCATAAGTGCGTGAAATGCACTTATTTGAACCGCAATCTTACCACACAAGTCATGGGTGATCTACCTGTCATTCGTACAACCTACGCCCGTTGTTTTACTCACACTGCTGTTGACTTCGCTGGACCTTACCTCTACAAATTCACCCAAGGAAGAGGAGCTAAGGCTACCAAAGGCTACATTTGTTCGTTTATTTGTATGTGCACTGGTGCGATGCAtctcgaatttgttggtgaCCTGTCAACACCAGCTTTCctaaatgcgtttaaaaggttCACCAATCGTCGAGGATTTTGTAAGGTCATGGCATCAGATAACGGTACAAATTTCGTTGGAGCCGAGAAGGAGTTGCGCATTGCATTTCAACAGTGCATGGCTGATATTAAACTTCGCTCTTTCTTTGCGGACTCGAATATCGAATGGCGATTTAATCCACCGGCTGCACCCCATATGGGAGGTTACTGGGAGACCGGAGTCAAACGTGTTAAGTATCATTTAAAACGCGTATTAGGAGAAGTTCCACTATCATACGAAGAGTTCAACACACTTTTGACTGAAATAGAAGCTTGCGTAAACTCTCGTCCACTCTGTGACAACTCTGAAGCTGCTGGTGACTTAGAAGTTTTAACTCCCGGACATTTCATAGTCGGTGAACCGCTGAAGTCAATACCGGAACCTGAGGGTCAAGGGTTTCGTGGAAATCTTCGACAGCGatggcaagcaatttctgccatgagacaaCATTTCTGGCGTCGTTGGAGAGACGAGTATCTCGTGAGCTTACAACGTCGCACTAAATGGTTTCGTTCTTCACGCAACATTGAAGAAGGGGATGTGGTTGCTGTATTCAACGAGCCTAATCCTCCGACGAAGTGGACGATTGCACGAGTGATCAAATGCCATCATGGCACCGatggacgcgtaagagtagttacGTTGAAAACACCGCATGGCGAATTGGTTCGCCCTATAGTCAAACTTTGCCTTTTGCCAACGAGAGGAGATTTATTTCATGAAGAAACTAATAACTTATCGTAA
- the LOC129245315 gene encoding uncharacterized protein LOC129245315, whose protein sequence is MRIQRNLVFCALGTLSLLTLVAGKALIDQQAAESQANSATVAQQRIGWDHDQHEVHDHHYHEHHHDPGFWKKKVTWKEGWKKIWKPAKKQIWNPSWKQIWKPVWVPVKVPAWKDIKVPAWKQVWKPIWKEIQVPAWKEIQVPDWKKIWKPIWVPTKVPAWKDIQVPAWKQIWVPVWKEIQVPAWKEIQVPDWKQYWTPEWIKVGIPGEKYLGKDPEGWEYTSHDLWKKKLIWKSHWKKIWKPAKKQIWVPSKKLEWKEEWKQIWKPAKKQIWVDDKKLEWKEAWKQIWKPAKKLIWIPDKKLEWKESWVQIWKPAKKQIWVEDKKLEWKEAWKQIWVPGWKEIWVPAWKKIWRPVIISEWFPTPDHHHEHHHEHVEHGWDRKDVQAKGGSNKLVWKRDDKATQLKPVASADFQAKATEVKASPAVGTQPVAAAATTAQAQGFKFPGA, encoded by the exons ATGCGGATCCAGCGGAATCTAGTG TTTTGTGCTCTCGGCACGCTCTCCTTGCTCACACTCGTCGCCGGTAAGGCGCTGATCGATCAACAAGCCGCCGAATCACAAGCGAATAGCGCCACCGTTGCGCAGCAACGAATTGGCTGGGATCATGATCAACATGAGGTTCACGATCATCACTATCACGAGCATCATCACGATCCGGGCTTTTGGAAGAAGAAAGTGACCTGGAAGGAGGGATGGAAAAAGATTTGGAAGCCggcgaaaaaacaaatttggaatCCGTCGTGGAAGCAAATCTGGAAGCCCGTTTGGGTGCCAGTGAAGGTGCCCGCTTGGAAGGATATAAAAGTGCCGGCATGGAAACAAGTGTGGAAGCCAATATGGAAGGAGATACAGGTGCCCGCGTGGAAGGAGATACAAGTACCAGATTGGAAAAAGATTTGGAAGCCGATTTGGGTGCCGACGAAAGTGCCAGCATGGAAGGATATACAAGTGCCGGCATGGAAGCAAATTTGGGTGCCCGTTTGGAAGGAAATACAAGTGCCGGCGTGGAAAGAGATCCAAGTGCCCGACTGGAAGCAATACTGGACGCCAGAGTGGATTAAGGTGGGCATTCCTGGTGAGAAGTATTTGGGTAAGGATCCCGAAGGTTGGGAATACACAAGTCACGACTTATGGAAGAAGAAGTTAATCTGGAAATCGCATTGGAAAAAGATTTGGAAGCCAGCGAAGAAACAAATTTGGGTGCCTAGCAAGAAATTGGAGTGGAAAGAAGAGTGGAAGCAGATTTGGAAGCCGGCAAAGAAACAAATCTGGGTTGACGATAAGAAATTAGAATGGAAAGAGGCGTGGAAACAAATTTGGAAGCCAGCTAAGAAACTCATCTGGATACCAGACAAGAAACTCGAATGGAAAGAATCTTGGGTACAAATATGGAAACCGGCGAAAAAACAAATCTGGGTAGAGGATAAAAAATTGGAATGGAAAGAAGCGTGGAAACAGATTTGGGTACCTGGCTGGAAGGAAATATGGGTGCCAGCTTGGAAGAAGATCTGGCGGCCGGTAATAATATCAGAGTGGTTCCCCACGCCCGATCATCATCATGAACACCATCATGAACATGTCGAGCATGGTTGGGATCGCAAGGATGTCCAAGCGAAGGGCGGTAGTAATAAATTGGTGTGGAAACGCGATGACAAAGCAACGCAACTCAAGCCAGTCGCCTCAGCCGATTTTCAGGCAAAAGCAACCGAAGTGAAAGCATCACCGGCGGTGGGTACACAACCTGTAGCAGCAGCGGCGACAACCGCGCAAGCCCAAGGATTCAAGTTCCCTGGAGCGTAG
- the LOC129244176 gene encoding uncharacterized protein LOC129244176: MRIKLLSEYLSLFAICFTTLFYTRCAVHAASSQTTVVKHTASHDPSADGFWKRNVQWKSRWVKYWRPKAIYVSIWKKVWSPVVQNEWVPLPKVPPGWEVQKEGSTNSAGGSSSSSSGLRSAKSYSGWSGDSSSSGSIYSSSSAHSGWKKGIKRKYVRELDFE, from the exons atgAGAATAAAA CTTCTTAGTGAATACCTCAGCCTCTTTGCCATCTGCTTTACAACACTCTTCTACACACGCTGCGCAGTGCACGCCGCTTCATCACAGACAACAGT TGTGAAACACACTGCTAGCCATGATCCATCCGCGGATGGCTTCTGGAAACGCAATGTGCAATGGAAGTCACGTTGGGTGAAATATTGGCGGCCGAAAGCGATCTATGTGTCCATCTGGAAGAAAGTTTGGAGTCCGGTGGTGCAGAATGAGTGGGTACCACTGCCTAAAGTGCCACCAGGCTGGGAGGTGCAAAAGGAGGGTAGCACGAATAGTGCCGGTGGGAGTAGTAGCAGCAGCAGTGGTTTGCGTTCGGCCAAAAGCTACAGCGGTTGGAGTGGTGACAGTAGCAGCAGTGGGTCTATTTATAGCAGTAGCAGTGCGCACAGTGGTTGGAAGAAGGGCATCAAACGCAAATATGTGCGCGAACTAGATTTTGAATAG